A window of Rhodococcus sp. SGAir0479 contains these coding sequences:
- a CDS encoding DUF6153 family protein, which translates to MPGQVRASLTRLAALCALVFGILAMHHVTTGTLGAAGPAVSAHHPAEQAAPGPSAAADDAPAPAHGRDHAGFHMCLAILLAAALLAVTAWLLLRTARGGPARPRRPSARAGGVGRAPPFARTTSVFLSSLCILRV; encoded by the coding sequence ATGCCGGGGCAGGTTCGAGCATCGCTCACACGATTGGCCGCACTCTGCGCCCTCGTGTTCGGCATCCTGGCGATGCATCATGTGACCACGGGCACGCTGGGCGCGGCCGGTCCGGCGGTGTCGGCCCACCATCCGGCCGAGCAGGCCGCTCCCGGACCGTCGGCGGCCGCCGACGACGCTCCCGCCCCCGCGCACGGCCGCGATCACGCCGGCTTCCACATGTGTCTGGCGATCCTGCTGGCCGCGGCGTTGCTGGCCGTCACGGCGTGGCTACTGCTGCGCACGGCCCGCGGCGGCCCGGCGCGGCCGCGCCGACCGTCGGCTCGGGCCGGCGGCGTCGGACGCGCCCCACCCTTCGCCCGAACCACCTCGGTCTTCCTGTCCTCGCTGTGCATCCTGCGGGTGTGA
- a CDS encoding multifunctional oxoglutarate decarboxylase/oxoglutarate dehydrogenase thiamine pyrophosphate-binding subunit/dihydrolipoyllysine-residue succinyltransferase subunit: MSSSSTSQFGQNQWLVDEMYQRFQDDPSSVDASWHEFLTDYSPDAANAGGNGEALNGAGDVATKKANGAAGASAAPAPAAPATEASAPAQAPKAATPPAAAESAAAAKPAAATKAAAPKAAAAPKPAASKPAAAPKAETTEAATQDTNQVLRGAAATVARNMSASLSIPTATSVRAVPAKLMFDNRIVINNHLARTRGGKISFTHILGYAIVQAVKSFPNMNRHFAEIDGKPNVVTPASTNLGLAIDLPGKNGSRSLVVAAIKGCESMNFVQFYSAYEDIVRRARDGKLTAEDFSGVTISLTNPGGIGTVHSVPRLMQGQGAIIGAGAMEYPAEFQGASDERIAEMGVGKLMTLTSTYDHRIIQGAESGDFLRTIHNLLISDEFYDEIFHSLHIPYEPVRWRKDVPEGAVDKNTRVLELIAAYRNRGHLMADTDPLQFVKDKFRSHPDLDVTTHGLTLWDLDREFNVGGFHGQARMKLRDVLSILRDAYCRHIGVEYTHILEPEQQSWLQERVEAKHVKPTVAQQKYILSKLNAAEAFETFLQTKYVGQKRFSLEGAESVIPMMDAIIDQAAEHSLDEVVIGMPHRGRLNVLANIVGKPYSKIFTEFEGNMNPAAAHGSGDVKYHLGAEGTYIQMFGENDIKVSLTANPSHLEAVDPVLEGLVRAKQDILDKGQDGFTVMPLMLHGDAAFAGQGVVAETLNLALLRGYRTGGTVHVVVNNQVGFTTAPEHSRSSEYCTDVAKMIGAPIFHVNGDDPEACVWVAQLAVDFREKFGKDVIIDLICYRRRGHNEGDDPSMTQPAMYDLIDTKRSVRKSYTEALIGRGDISLKEAEDALRDYQGQLERVFNEVRELEKFKPEPSESVELDQTPPARLTTAVDAATLARIGDAFVNVPDGFTVHPRVKPVIEKRREMSREGHIDWAFAELLAFGSLAEQGALVRLAGQDSRRGTFTQRHSVLIDRKTGDEYNPIAELAAEADNGGKFLVYDSALTEFAGLGFEYGYSVGNPDALVLWEAQFGDFVNGAQTIIDEFISSGEAKWGQLSDVVLLLPHGHEGQGPDHTSGRIERFLQLCAEGSMTVAMPSTPASYFHLLRRHHLDGIRRPLVVFTPKSMLRNKAAVSNLEDFTTGKFRSVFEEPTFDTEGGDRSKVKRVLLTSGKIYWELLAKKQKENRDDVAIVRIEQLYPIPRRRIAETLDRYPNVGEFFWVQEEPANQGAWPFLGLALPELLPEKLSGIKRVSRRAMSAPSSGSSKVHAVEQQEIIDAAFTPTK; the protein is encoded by the coding sequence GTGAGCAGCAGCTCTACTTCCCAGTTCGGACAGAACCAGTGGTTGGTTGACGAGATGTACCAACGCTTCCAGGATGATCCCTCATCCGTGGACGCCAGTTGGCACGAGTTCCTGACCGATTACTCGCCCGATGCGGCGAATGCGGGCGGAAACGGTGAAGCGCTCAACGGCGCTGGCGACGTCGCCACCAAGAAGGCGAACGGTGCGGCTGGGGCCTCTGCAGCTCCCGCGCCCGCCGCCCCCGCAACCGAGGCATCCGCTCCGGCTCAGGCCCCCAAGGCGGCGACCCCGCCCGCGGCTGCCGAGTCCGCTGCCGCGGCGAAGCCGGCCGCCGCCACCAAGGCCGCTGCCCCCAAGGCCGCTGCCGCACCCAAGCCCGCTGCCTCCAAGCCTGCTGCTGCTCCCAAGGCGGAGACCACCGAAGCGGCCACCCAGGACACCAACCAGGTCCTGCGCGGCGCGGCTGCGACGGTGGCCCGCAACATGTCGGCGTCGCTCTCGATCCCGACCGCGACCAGCGTCCGCGCTGTGCCCGCGAAGTTGATGTTCGACAACCGCATCGTCATCAACAACCACCTCGCCCGGACCCGTGGCGGCAAGATCTCGTTCACCCACATCCTCGGGTACGCGATCGTGCAGGCGGTCAAGTCGTTCCCGAACATGAACCGCCACTTCGCCGAGATCGACGGCAAGCCGAACGTCGTCACCCCGGCGAGCACCAACCTCGGCCTCGCCATCGACCTGCCCGGCAAGAACGGCAGCCGCTCGCTCGTCGTCGCCGCCATCAAGGGCTGCGAATCGATGAACTTCGTGCAGTTCTACAGCGCCTACGAGGACATCGTCCGGCGTGCGCGCGACGGCAAGCTCACAGCCGAGGACTTCTCCGGTGTCACGATCTCGCTGACCAACCCGGGCGGCATCGGCACCGTGCACTCGGTGCCGCGCCTCATGCAGGGTCAGGGCGCCATCATCGGCGCCGGCGCCATGGAGTACCCCGCCGAGTTCCAGGGTGCGAGCGACGAGCGCATCGCCGAGATGGGCGTCGGCAAGCTCATGACGCTGACCTCCACCTACGATCACCGGATCATCCAGGGCGCCGAGTCCGGCGACTTCCTGCGCACGATCCACAACCTGCTGATCAGCGACGAGTTCTACGACGAGATCTTCCACTCGCTGCACATTCCTTACGAGCCGGTCCGCTGGCGCAAGGACGTGCCCGAGGGCGCCGTCGACAAGAACACCCGTGTGCTCGAGCTCATCGCCGCGTACCGCAACCGCGGTCACCTGATGGCCGACACCGACCCGCTGCAGTTCGTCAAGGACAAGTTCCGCAGCCACCCCGACCTCGACGTCACCACCCACGGTCTGACGCTGTGGGACCTCGACCGCGAGTTCAACGTCGGCGGCTTCCACGGCCAGGCGCGGATGAAGCTGCGCGACGTGCTGTCGATCCTGCGGGACGCGTACTGCCGCCACATCGGCGTCGAGTACACCCACATCCTCGAGCCCGAGCAGCAGTCCTGGCTGCAGGAGCGGGTCGAGGCCAAGCACGTCAAGCCGACGGTCGCGCAGCAGAAGTACATCCTGAGCAAGCTCAACGCCGCCGAGGCGTTCGAGACCTTCCTGCAGACCAAGTACGTCGGGCAGAAGCGGTTCTCGCTCGAGGGTGCCGAGTCCGTCATCCCGATGATGGACGCGATCATCGACCAGGCCGCCGAGCACAGCCTCGACGAGGTCGTCATCGGTATGCCGCACCGCGGTCGCCTCAACGTGCTGGCGAACATCGTCGGCAAGCCCTACTCGAAGATCTTCACCGAGTTCGAGGGCAACATGAACCCGGCCGCCGCACACGGCTCCGGCGACGTGAAGTACCACCTGGGCGCCGAGGGCACCTACATCCAAATGTTCGGCGAGAACGACATCAAGGTGTCGCTGACCGCGAACCCGTCGCACCTCGAGGCGGTGGACCCGGTCCTCGAGGGCCTCGTCCGCGCCAAGCAGGACATCCTGGACAAGGGCCAGGACGGCTTCACGGTCATGCCGCTCATGCTCCACGGTGACGCGGCGTTCGCCGGCCAGGGTGTCGTGGCCGAGACCCTGAACCTGGCGCTGCTGCGCGGCTACCGCACCGGTGGCACCGTGCACGTCGTCGTCAACAACCAGGTCGGCTTCACCACCGCCCCGGAGCACTCGCGTTCGTCCGAGTACTGCACCGACGTCGCCAAGATGATCGGCGCGCCGATCTTCCACGTCAACGGCGACGACCCCGAGGCCTGTGTCTGGGTGGCGCAGCTCGCCGTCGACTTCCGTGAGAAGTTCGGCAAGGACGTCATCATCGACCTCATCTGCTACCGCCGTCGCGGTCACAACGAGGGCGACGACCCGTCGATGACGCAGCCGGCGATGTACGACCTGATCGACACCAAGCGCAGCGTCCGCAAGAGCTACACCGAGGCCCTGATCGGCCGCGGCGACATCTCGCTCAAGGAAGCCGAAGACGCCCTGCGTGACTACCAGGGTCAGCTCGAGCGGGTGTTCAACGAGGTCCGTGAGCTCGAGAAGTTCAAACCGGAACCGTCGGAGTCGGTGGAGCTGGACCAGACCCCGCCGGCACGCCTGACCACGGCCGTCGACGCCGCGACGCTCGCCCGCATCGGTGACGCATTCGTCAACGTCCCCGACGGTTTCACGGTGCACCCGCGCGTCAAGCCGGTCATCGAGAAGCGCCGGGAGATGTCCCGCGAGGGTCACATCGACTGGGCCTTCGCCGAGCTCCTCGCGTTCGGTTCGCTCGCCGAACAGGGCGCACTGGTGCGCCTGGCCGGCCAGGACTCGCGCCGCGGCACGTTCACGCAGCGCCACTCGGTGCTCATCGACCGCAAGACCGGCGACGAGTACAACCCCATCGCGGAGCTCGCGGCGGAGGCCGACAACGGCGGCAAGTTCCTGGTGTACGACTCGGCACTGACCGAGTTCGCGGGCCTGGGCTTCGAGTACGGCTACTCGGTCGGCAACCCCGACGCCCTGGTGCTGTGGGAGGCGCAGTTCGGCGACTTCGTCAACGGCGCCCAGACCATCATCGACGAGTTCATCTCGTCCGGTGAGGCCAAGTGGGGCCAGCTGTCCGACGTCGTGCTGCTGCTGCCGCACGGCCACGAGGGCCAGGGCCCGGACCACACGTCCGGCCGCATCGAGCGGTTCCTGCAGCTGTGCGCCGAGGGCTCGATGACGGTCGCGATGCCGTCGACCCCGGCCAGCTACTTCCACCTGCTGCGTCGTCACCACCTCGACGGCATCCGCCGCCCGCTCGTGGTGTTCACGCCCAAGTCGATGCTGCGCAACAAGGCCGCGGTCAGCAACCTCGAGGACTTCACCACCGGCAAGTTCCGTTCGGTGTTCGAGGAGCCCACGTTCGACACCGAGGGCGGCGACCGCTCGAAGGTCAAGCGGGTGCTGCTGACGTCCGGCAAGATCTACTGGGAACTGCTGGCGAAGAAGCAGAAGGAGAACCGCGACGACGTCGCGATCGTCCGGATCGAGCAGCTGTACCCGATCCCGCGTCGCCGCATCGCCGAGACGCTGGACCGCTACCCCAACGTCGGCGAGTTCTTCTGGGTCCAGGAGGAGCCGGCGAACCAGGGTGCATGGCCGTTCCTCGGCCTGGCGCTGCCGGAACTGCTGCCCGAGAAGCTCAGCGGCATCAAGCGTGTCTCGCGTCGCGCGATGTCGGCGCCGTCGTCGGGCTCGAGCAAGGTCCACGCCGTCGAGCAGCAGGAGATCATCGACGCGGCGTTCACGCCCACGAAGTGA
- a CDS encoding alpha/beta fold hydrolase gives MRAESLEGLHVLSTGQGERTVVLLHGYSDHGGTWQKVLPTLSERYRVLVVDLPGFGLSAAARWQEPLIDGYVEVLSALVGDEDDRVSVIGNSLGAVTALAWASARPDLVADVVLSDMPGVTRVPRSWTRGTQLRVDRLTQLLTRPLPARYLQQMVGALYAGAALRHPMRAGAGVRAGYVEHYATRQQVAALLTIGRIVIREIAELPIPTMIDELAVPALLLWGANDLLTPARAARRITVGADRRVAVIPNCGHCPQLDCPSEFLGEVLPFLAR, from the coding sequence GTGCGCGCCGAAAGTCTCGAGGGGTTACACGTCCTGTCGACCGGACAGGGTGAGCGCACGGTCGTCCTCCTGCACGGCTACTCGGACCACGGCGGCACCTGGCAGAAGGTCCTGCCCACGCTGTCCGAGCGCTACCGGGTGCTGGTCGTCGACCTGCCGGGATTCGGTCTCAGCGCCGCCGCCCGATGGCAGGAGCCGCTCATCGACGGCTACGTCGAGGTGCTCAGTGCGCTCGTCGGCGACGAGGACGATCGGGTCAGCGTGATCGGGAACTCGCTCGGGGCGGTGACCGCCCTGGCCTGGGCGTCCGCGCGACCCGACCTGGTCGCCGACGTCGTGCTGTCCGACATGCCCGGGGTCACCCGTGTCCCCCGCTCCTGGACCCGCGGCACCCAGTTGCGGGTGGACCGGCTCACGCAGTTGCTCACGCGCCCACTTCCGGCCCGGTACCTGCAGCAGATGGTGGGGGCGTTGTACGCGGGCGCCGCACTGCGCCATCCGATGCGCGCCGGTGCCGGCGTCCGAGCCGGGTACGTCGAGCACTACGCCACGCGGCAACAGGTCGCCGCCCTGCTGACGATCGGGCGCATCGTGATCCGCGAGATCGCGGAACTCCCGATCCCCACGATGATCGACGAACTCGCCGTCCCGGCCCTGCTGTTGTGGGGCGCGAACGATCTGCTGACCCCGGCCCGCGCGGCACGCCGCATCACCGTCGGCGCGGACCGCCGGGTCGCCGTCATCCCGAACTGCGGTCATTGTCCACAGCTGGACTGTCCCAGCGAGTTCCTCGGCGAGGTCCTGCCGTTTCTCGCCCGGTGA
- a CDS encoding ABC transporter ATP-binding protein codes for MATQDTATATQDTQTEADGRPGWIKRLAAECWTHRRTAVGALVVTVVAAVIDILFPLLTKVALDAASAGESTATRVIAGIAIVIAVLACVRFGCQYGRRMLAGRLSLDVQHDLRLGLLGSLQRLDGRGQDQIRTGQVVSRSITDLQLVQGLLAMVPMSAGVVLQFVLALVIMAWLSPLLTVVALVVVPAVALVVYAVRPTLFAATWSAQQRAADLAQHVEETVTGVRVVKGFGQESRAVDQLEGLGRTLFAERMRAARINTRFAPSMAAIPQLGLVGVVALGGYLALHGSITVGTFLAFATYVTTMTAATRTLSQVVIMAQLSRAAVERVYEVIDTEPDVADPAHPTDLPDGPLGVDLRDVSFGFEEGRDVLDGLDLTIAPGESVAVVGPAGSGKTALSLLLPRFYTPGAGSVALTNGGHRYDVTELRAEQLREAVGLVFDEPFLFSDTIAANIALGRPDATAEEIRAAARLAQADDFVAALPEGYDTVVGERGLTLSGGQRQRVALARALLVDPRVLVLDDATSAVDAGTEATIFEALRDSRRRTTLVLAHRRSTLTLADRVAVLDGGRIVDIGTVTELDARCALFRTLLSAPDPLGTEPDAPATAPVVEPTEAQLWPAVAGDDDETAAGAPDPGRPGGGGGHGGGGHMAGALGGVAATPELRRAVEALPPADEDPRTDTAAIRRDDSEFRLGRLLRPVRWLLAGVVLCLALDSLIGITFPSIVRFAIDHGVVPGDVGPLWAATAVGGTLALVGWLVVAILTVITARAGERVLFGLRVRSYAHLQRLGLDYYERELSGRIMTRMTTDVDALSTFIQTGLSTAVVALLTLVGIAVALLATDAALALVALAALVPLSIATLVFRRVSGTAYSVSRERISLVNAEFQENIAGLRAAQAYRREEFAARRFAERADSYRRSRMRSQRAISVYFPFITFLSDLALAAVVFVGAQRVADGATSAGTLVAFVLYLGLLFGPIQQLSQVFDGYQQADVGLRRIADLLATPSSIETADPGDTVPIEGHLRGEVRFDDVGFRYRGADSDALREINLHVPAGTTVALVGRTGAGKSTVVKLLARFYDPTSGSVRVDGEDLRRYPLHRYRGRLGVVPQEAHLFTGTVASNIAYGRPDASRAEIEAAARAVGALPTIAALSGGMNQPIGERGQGLSAGQRQLIALARAEMVDPDLMLLDEATATLDPATERLVLESNQMVTRRRTSVVVAHRLATAAQADLIVVVEGGRIVETGAHDALRRAGGHYARLCDAAAGEQGNNSSTRTVIDGDPIATM; via the coding sequence ATGGCTACACAGGACACCGCGACGGCTACCCAGGACACACAGACGGAGGCCGACGGTCGCCCGGGCTGGATCAAGAGGCTCGCGGCGGAGTGCTGGACCCACCGCCGGACGGCGGTGGGAGCACTGGTGGTGACCGTGGTCGCCGCGGTCATCGACATCCTGTTCCCGCTGCTGACCAAGGTCGCGCTCGACGCGGCCTCGGCCGGGGAATCCACGGCCACGCGCGTCATCGCGGGGATCGCGATCGTCATCGCCGTGCTCGCGTGCGTGCGCTTCGGCTGTCAGTACGGGCGCCGGATGCTCGCGGGCCGGCTGTCGCTGGACGTCCAGCACGACCTGCGGCTGGGACTGCTCGGTTCGCTGCAACGTCTCGACGGGCGCGGTCAGGACCAGATCCGCACCGGGCAGGTGGTGTCCCGCTCGATCACCGACCTCCAACTGGTCCAGGGCCTGCTGGCGATGGTCCCGATGTCGGCGGGCGTGGTCCTGCAGTTCGTGCTGGCGCTGGTGATCATGGCGTGGCTCTCGCCCCTGCTCACCGTCGTCGCGCTCGTCGTGGTGCCCGCCGTCGCCCTCGTCGTCTACGCCGTGCGGCCCACGCTGTTCGCGGCCACGTGGTCGGCCCAGCAACGCGCCGCCGACCTGGCCCAACACGTCGAGGAAACCGTCACCGGTGTCCGGGTCGTCAAAGGGTTCGGGCAGGAGTCCCGCGCGGTGGACCAGCTCGAGGGGCTCGGCCGCACGCTCTTCGCCGAACGGATGCGGGCCGCCCGGATCAACACCCGGTTCGCGCCGTCGATGGCCGCGATCCCCCAGCTCGGCCTGGTCGGTGTGGTGGCGCTGGGCGGCTACCTCGCGTTGCACGGTTCCATCACCGTCGGCACGTTCCTGGCGTTCGCGACGTACGTCACGACCATGACGGCCGCCACCCGCACGCTGTCGCAGGTCGTCATCATGGCCCAGCTGTCGCGGGCCGCCGTCGAACGCGTCTACGAGGTGATCGACACCGAACCCGACGTCGCCGATCCCGCGCATCCCACCGACCTGCCCGACGGTCCGCTCGGGGTGGACCTGCGCGACGTCTCGTTCGGGTTCGAGGAGGGCCGCGACGTACTCGACGGTCTCGACCTCACCATCGCCCCCGGCGAATCGGTGGCGGTCGTCGGCCCGGCCGGCTCCGGCAAGACCGCGCTGTCGTTGCTGCTGCCCCGCTTCTACACGCCCGGTGCTGGCTCCGTCGCGCTGACGAACGGCGGACACAGGTACGACGTCACCGAGCTCCGTGCCGAGCAGCTCCGGGAGGCCGTGGGGCTCGTGTTCGACGAGCCGTTCCTGTTCTCGGACACGATCGCCGCGAACATCGCCCTGGGCCGGCCCGACGCCACCGCCGAGGAGATCCGCGCCGCCGCGCGGCTCGCGCAGGCCGACGACTTCGTCGCGGCGCTGCCGGAGGGATACGACACGGTCGTCGGTGAACGCGGACTCACGCTGTCCGGCGGCCAGCGACAGCGCGTGGCCCTGGCGCGGGCGCTGCTGGTCGATCCGCGGGTGCTGGTCCTCGACGACGCCACGTCCGCGGTGGACGCGGGCACCGAGGCCACGATCTTCGAGGCGCTGCGCGACAGCCGCCGCCGCACCACTCTCGTCCTGGCCCACCGTCGTTCCACCCTCACGCTCGCCGACCGCGTCGCCGTTCTCGACGGCGGCCGGATCGTGGACATCGGGACCGTCACCGAACTCGACGCCCGCTGCGCCCTGTTCCGCACCCTGCTCTCGGCGCCGGATCCGCTCGGCACCGAACCCGACGCACCAGCCACCGCACCCGTCGTCGAGCCCACCGAGGCGCAGCTGTGGCCGGCCGTCGCGGGCGACGACGACGAAACCGCGGCCGGCGCGCCCGACCCCGGCCGTCCCGGCGGCGGGGGTGGGCACGGCGGCGGCGGCCACATGGCCGGCGCGCTCGGCGGGGTGGCCGCCACCCCCGAGTTGCGCCGTGCCGTCGAGGCGCTGCCGCCCGCGGACGAGGATCCGCGGACCGATACCGCCGCGATCCGCCGCGACGACTCCGAGTTCCGGCTGGGGCGCCTGCTGCGCCCCGTGCGGTGGCTCCTGGCCGGTGTCGTGCTGTGCCTGGCCCTGGACTCGCTGATCGGCATCACGTTCCCGTCGATCGTGCGGTTCGCGATCGACCACGGGGTGGTCCCGGGCGATGTCGGGCCACTGTGGGCGGCCACCGCGGTGGGCGGCACCCTCGCCCTCGTCGGCTGGCTCGTGGTCGCGATCCTCACGGTGATCACCGCGCGGGCCGGCGAACGGGTGCTGTTCGGGCTGCGCGTGCGCAGCTACGCCCACCTGCAAAGACTCGGCCTCGACTACTACGAGCGGGAGCTGTCCGGACGGATCATGACGCGGATGACCACGGACGTAGACGCGTTGTCGACCTTCATCCAGACCGGGCTGTCGACGGCGGTCGTCGCGCTGCTCACCCTGGTGGGCATCGCGGTCGCGTTGCTGGCCACCGATGCGGCACTCGCGCTGGTGGCGCTGGCCGCGCTCGTGCCGTTGTCGATCGCCACGCTCGTCTTCCGCCGGGTCTCGGGCACCGCGTACAGCGTCTCCCGCGAGCGGATCTCACTGGTCAACGCCGAGTTCCAGGAGAACATCGCCGGCCTGCGAGCCGCCCAGGCCTACCGGCGTGAGGAGTTCGCCGCCCGACGGTTCGCCGAACGCGCGGACAGCTACCGCCGCAGCCGGATGCGGTCGCAGCGCGCCATCTCGGTGTACTTCCCGTTCATCACGTTCCTGTCCGACCTGGCACTGGCCGCGGTCGTCTTCGTCGGGGCGCAGCGCGTCGCGGACGGCGCCACGAGCGCCGGCACCCTGGTCGCGTTCGTGTTGTACCTGGGACTGCTCTTCGGCCCGATCCAACAGCTGTCGCAGGTGTTCGACGGCTACCAGCAGGCGGACGTCGGGCTGCGGCGGATCGCCGATCTGCTCGCGACGCCGAGCTCGATCGAGACGGCCGACCCGGGTGACACCGTCCCGATCGAGGGTCATCTGCGCGGCGAGGTCCGGTTCGACGACGTCGGCTTCCGGTACCGGGGCGCCGACTCCGACGCGCTGCGCGAGATCAACCTGCACGTCCCGGCCGGGACGACGGTCGCGCTCGTGGGGCGCACCGGCGCGGGCAAGTCCACGGTCGTCAAGCTCCTGGCCCGCTTCTACGACCCGACGTCCGGTTCGGTGCGCGTCGACGGTGAGGACCTGCGCCGCTATCCCCTACACCGGTACCGCGGCCGGCTGGGCGTGGTCCCCCAGGAGGCCCACCTGTTCACCGGCACCGTGGCGAGCAACATCGCCTACGGACGTCCGGACGCGTCGCGGGCCGAGATCGAGGCCGCGGCGCGCGCCGTGGGCGCCCTGCCCACCATCGCGGCCCTCTCCGGCGGAATGAACCAGCCGATCGGGGAACGCGGACAGGGCCTGTCCGCCGGCCAGCGGCAGCTGATCGCGCTCGCGCGCGCCGAGATGGTCGACCCCGACCTGATGCTGCTCGACGAGGCGACCGCGACCCTCGATCCGGCCACGGAGCGATTGGTCCTGGAATCGAACCAAATGGTCACTCGGCGGCGGACATCGGTCGTGGTCGCGCACCGGCTGGCGACCGCCGCGCAGGCCGATCTCATCGTGGTCGTCGAGGGCGGCCGGATCGTCGAAACCGGTGCTCACGACGCCCTTCGGCGAGCAGGCGGCCACTACGCGCGACTCTGTGATGCGGCGGCCGGTGAACAGGGGAATAATTCGTCCACGAGAACCGTCATCGATGGAGACCCCATCGCAACAATGTGA
- a CDS encoding ATP-binding cassette domain-containing protein, which translates to MTEQRPRVASAGGPAVAVHDLSKRFGAVQAVAHLSFTAPRGAITALVGPDGAGKTTTLEMLLGRVRPDTGSTTIGASPLRALPVPTRGVGAVLDTRGPHPVRGALDSLRVYAAAAGVPDERARHALRRVGLTDTALRATGTSVPHRRLRLRLATALPADPLMLVLDEPADGLDTAGIAWLRQFLVDFVRPGRTVLIASRGLTELAPILDHVVVVARGAVVHEGPLTQLRAACRDRICVASSDPYGLATALAAAGIVDVRRLPDGRVAVAGADAAAVGRAAAASGATVYGAAHEHVDLAHVLRTMTEGPRRT; encoded by the coding sequence ATGACGGAGCAACGACCGAGGGTGGCATCGGCGGGCGGGCCCGCGGTCGCCGTGCACGATCTGTCCAAGCGCTTCGGCGCCGTCCAGGCTGTGGCCCACCTGAGCTTCACCGCGCCGCGCGGCGCGATCACCGCACTCGTCGGTCCCGACGGCGCCGGCAAGACGACCACGCTGGAGATGCTGCTCGGGCGCGTCCGGCCGGACACCGGCTCCACGACGATCGGCGCGTCCCCGCTGCGCGCGCTCCCCGTACCCACGCGCGGCGTCGGCGCCGTGCTCGACACCCGCGGACCGCACCCGGTCCGCGGCGCGCTCGACAGCCTGCGGGTGTACGCCGCGGCCGCCGGCGTCCCGGACGAGCGGGCGCGGCACGCGCTGCGCCGGGTGGGACTGACCGACACCGCCCTCCGCGCTACCGGCACGTCGGTACCGCACCGGCGCCTCCGGTTGCGGCTCGCCACCGCGCTGCCGGCGGACCCCCTGATGCTGGTGCTCGACGAGCCGGCCGACGGTCTGGACACCGCGGGCATCGCGTGGCTGCGGCAGTTCCTCGTCGACTTCGTCCGCCCCGGCCGTACCGTGCTGATCGCGAGCCGCGGGCTTACCGAGCTCGCGCCGATCCTCGATCACGTCGTCGTCGTGGCACGGGGTGCGGTGGTCCACGAAGGCCCCCTGACGCAACTGCGAGCCGCCTGCCGAGATCGGATCTGCGTCGCCAGCTCCGACCCCTACGGACTCGCGACAGCCCTCGCGGCGGCCGGCATCGTCGACGTCCGCCGGTTGCCCGACGGGCGGGTGGCGGTCGCCGGCGCGGACGCTGCGGCCGTCGGCCGCGCCGCCGCGGCGTCCGGCGCCACCGTCTACGGCGCCGCCCACGAACACGTCGATCTCGCGCACGTGCTCCGGACGATGACGGAGGGACCGCGCCGGACCTGA
- a CDS encoding VOC family protein, translating to MTGTTAVWPALRYAKAREAIVFLVEAFGFEERAVHGEGERIDHAELAWPGGGGVMLGSARPDSAIADLPTGTGAVYLVTDDPDGLYRRAVDAGANVVQGLKDEDFGSRGFTCRDPEGVFWSFGTYRGE from the coding sequence ATGACCGGCACAACCGCGGTGTGGCCCGCACTCCGGTACGCGAAGGCGCGGGAGGCGATCGTGTTCCTCGTCGAAGCGTTCGGGTTCGAGGAGCGGGCGGTGCACGGGGAGGGCGAGCGTATCGATCACGCGGAACTCGCGTGGCCCGGCGGTGGCGGGGTGATGCTCGGTTCGGCACGCCCGGATTCGGCCATCGCGGACCTGCCGACCGGAACCGGGGCGGTGTACCTGGTCACCGACGATCCCGACGGGCTGTACCGGCGGGCCGTGGATGCGGGCGCGAACGTCGTGCAGGGGCTGAAGGACGAGGACTTCGGTTCCCGTGGCTTCACGTGCCGCGACCCCGAGGGTGTGTTCTGGAGCTTCGGGACCTACCGCGGCGAATGA
- a CDS encoding DUF305 domain-containing protein: protein MNTKRMLVAVGAAAATVTLLVGCSDDVDNDTGTTTTAVTTSAAASGTNEQGGAHNDADVAYVEMMIPHHEQAVEMAELVPSRSGNPEVVALAQQIEKAQGPEIEQMEGWLKAWGVPEPSGIPTPGNGETTAQGHEGMNHGEMSSMPGMSGGHEGMMTGEQMQALENANGADFDRMWLEMMIEHHEGAVASSEQILDTGESEQVRQLAQQIVASQQAEITQMQDLLNK from the coding sequence ATGAACACCAAGCGCATGCTCGTCGCCGTCGGTGCCGCAGCGGCCACCGTCACGCTCCTCGTCGGCTGCTCCGACGACGTCGACAACGACACGGGCACCACGACCACCGCGGTCACCACGTCCGCCGCGGCGTCCGGCACGAACGAGCAGGGCGGCGCCCACAACGACGCCGACGTGGCGTACGTCGAGATGATGATCCCGCACCACGAACAGGCGGTCGAGATGGCCGAACTGGTGCCCAGCCGCAGCGGAAATCCGGAGGTCGTCGCGCTCGCCCAGCAGATCGAGAAGGCGCAGGGCCCCGAGATCGAGCAGATGGAGGGGTGGCTGAAGGCGTGGGGCGTCCCGGAGCCCAGCGGCATCCCGACCCCCGGCAACGGCGAGACGACGGCGCAGGGGCACGAAGGCATGAATCACGGCGAGATGTCGAGCATGCCGGGGATGTCCGGCGGGCACGAAGGCATGATGACCGGCGAGCAGATGCAAGCCCTCGAGAACGCCAACGGCGCCGACTTCGATCGCATGTGGCTCGAGATGATGATCGAACATCACGAGGGTGCAGTGGCCAGCTCCGAGCAGATTCTCGACACCGGTGAGAGCGAGCAGGTGCGGCAGCTGGCGCAGCAGATCGTTGCAAGCCAGCAGGCCGAGATCACGCAGATGCAGGATCTGCTGAACAAGTAG